One Dictyostelium discoideum AX4 chromosome 3 chromosome, whole genome shotgun sequence genomic region harbors:
- the sec61b gene encoding protein transport protein SEC61 beta subunit: MKRPSTQRAPATVNKGGNSMMKFYSEDAIGLKVGPTAVLFMSLIFIAFVIILHIMGKYTRS; the protein is encoded by the exons atgaa gCGTCCATCAACTCAAAGAGCACCAGCAACTGTCAACAAAGGTGGTAACAGTATGATGAAATTTTACTCTGAAGATGCTATTGGTTTAAAAGT tGGTCCAACTGCTGTTCTTTTTATgagtttaatttttattgcTTTTGTCATTATTTTACACATCATGGGAAAATACACCAGATCATAG
- the sigE gene encoding transmembrane protein: MDEEVRVGFQTNYFAPPNLPPLTPEEEEENRVSRKIEVIAHYVLVFVLLSIIGFYVFFISTILVDKYLTNSKFFHYEYPYSNEVDKNRALYRAEYLTICNLDDIPFEFYYIKKKSNNSTNKFKNVEISQSNGPNINCVTMAKFKGKTSIKIFDRFKFDKIKDGDIGVVRSLKNEEFKEFIKKKDNNNNNNKQDKSNMVRSFISIFTHRYRETIDNNRIMKHSIVFDHKQGSKIILKNFNDETFKMVVKEKKDSLIEDDILKSGYLNIPYIAKKNNIKKSVNSGKLKKYKNWLNKLFI, from the exons atggatgaaGAGGTAAGAGTCGGATTtcaaacaaattattttgCACCACCAAATTTACCACCATTAACGCCagaggaggaagaagaaaataGAGTTTCAAGAAAGATAGAAGTTATAGCACATTATGTAttagtttttgttttattatcaa tTATAGGGttttatgtattttttatttcaacaaTACTAGTTGATAAATATCTCAcaaattctaaattttttcattatgaATATCCTTATTCCAATGAAGTTGATAAAAATAGAGCTTTATATAGAGCTGAATATTTAACAATTTGTAATTTAGATGATATTCCATTT gaattttattatataaaaaagaaatcaaataattcaacaaacaaatttaaaaatgttgaaattaGTCAATCAAATGGCCCAAACATTAATTGTGTTACTATGGCCAAATTTAAAGGAAAAACATCAATTA AAATATTTGACAGATtcaaatttgataaaattaaagatggtGATATTGGAGTTGTTAgatcattaaaaaatgaagaatttaaagaatttataaaaaagaaggataataataataataataataaacaagataaatcaaatatGGTTCGTTCatttatttccatttttacTCATAGATATAGAGAaactattgataataatagaataATGAAACATTCAATAGTGTTTGATCACAAACAAggttcaaaaattattttaaaaaattttaatgatgaaacttttaaaatggttgtaaaagaaaaaaaagattcacTAATAGAGgatgatatattaaaatctggttatttaaatattccaTATatagcaaaaaaaaataatataaaaaaaagtgtaaatagcggtaaattaaaaaaatataaaaattggttaaataaattattcatttaa
- a CDS encoding DUF829 family protein, protein MGAQKLPILEYLQAENDSPLPYEGEDRPLVVVLGWMGCRREHLLKYVDQWRKRGFNTFSFCSKPIQLLVPGVIQNKGDEMLEQIKKYLKENRNCKSVIFNAFSNGGGFYYAHMIRQIHEREDCKWMAPLVKGTVLDSLPAIRPLSIYSAFRLTSPNMFVTFLLALVVPLFVVLFWSKMSSYQQILTSKKNQWQHLIFYSKADTIVHSDDIDNLVGKIKNNLSDVNHLDYKCFDDSPHVLHMRSHPKIYEDKLNHFVTSIKNSNLKKLQNK, encoded by the exons atgGGTGCCCAAAAATTACCAATATTAGAATATCTTCAAGCAGAAAATGATTCACCATTACCATATGAAGGTGAAGATAGACCATTGGTAGTAGTTTTAGGTTGGATGGGATGTCGTCGTgaacatttattaaaatatgttGACCAATGGAGAAAACGTGGTTTCAatacattttcattttgttcaaaaccaattcaatt attGGTTCCAGGagtaattcaaaataaaggTGATGAAATGTtagaacaaattaaaaaatatttaaaagagaATAGAAATTGTAAAAGTGTAATATTTAATGCATTTTCAAATGGTGGTGGATTTTATTATGCACATATGATTCGTCAAATTCATGAAAGAGAGGATTGCAAGTGGATGGCTCCTTTGGTAAAGGGAACTGTGTTGGATTCGTTGCCTGCAATTAGACCATTATCCATCTATTCAGCATTCCGTTTAACTAGTCCAAATATGTTTGTAACTTTCTTATTAGCATTGGTAGTACCATTATTTGTAGTTTTATTTTGGAGTAAGATGTCATCGtatcaacaaattttaacctcaaaaaagaatcaatggcaacatttaattttctatTCAAAAGCTGATACTATAGTTCATTCTGATGATATCGATAATTTAGTTggtaaaataaagaataatttaTCAGATGTCAATCATCTAGATTATAAATGTTTCGACGATTCACCACATGTTCTCCATATGAGATCACATCCAAAAATATAtgaagataaattaaatcatttcgttacttcaattaaaaattcaaatttgaaaaaattacaaaataaataa
- the limC gene encoding LIM-type zinc finger-containing protein, with product MSSICPTCTKRVYAAEAVKACEKQYHKLCLQCFHCHKILQLGQYSERDGQPYCKTDYDRLFRQAGYRGGGVVADSFEPAPKVETTTPVEPTPPPTFLTPTEEVKVQLFPTNCPKCGKKAYFNELKVYNSRDWHKTCFACFSCNKNLVSGQYSEKEGLIYCPRCYQSKFGPSGYTNTGALVLH from the exons atgagttCTATCTGTCCAACATGCACTAAAAGAGTTTATGCAGCTGAAGCTGTTAAAGCATGTGAAAAACAATATCATAAATTATGTCTTCAATGTTTCCATTGTCATAAAATCCTTCAATTAGGTCAA taCTCTGAACGTGATGGTCAACCATATTGCAAAACt gATTATGATAGATTATTTAGACAAGCAGGTTACagaggtggtggtgttgttgcAGACAGTTTTGAACCAGCACCAAAAGTTGAAACTACAACTCCAGTCGAACCAACCCCACCTCCAACTTTTTTAACACCAACTGAAGAAGTTAAAGTTCAATTATTCCCAACCAATTGTCCAAAATGTGGTAAGAAAGCATACTTTAATGAACTTAAAGTTTATAACTCTCGTGATTGGCATAAGAC ttGTTTCGCTTGTTTCTCATGTAATAAAAACTTAGTAAGTGGTCAATACAGTGAAAAAGAAGGTTTAATTTATTGTCCAAGATGTTATCAATCTAAATTTGGTCCAAGTGGTTACACCAATACTGGTGCATTAGttttacattaa
- the arcA gene encoding actin related protein 2/3 complex, 41 kDa subunit, whose translation MSAFEIEHLASCITAHAWNADRSRVALCPNNNEVHIYAKQGTSWVVEHVLAEHDQLVTSIDWAPKTNRILTSSQDRNAYVWTFKDGQWKPVLVLLRINRAATHVKWSPQENKFAVATGAKLVCICFFEEEHDWWASNHIKKHKSTVLKVDWHPNNLLLATSSSDYKVRVFDAYIKKADGRSVTRPYGEVAFGEPVFEFDQCASWVHALKWSPSGSTLAYSSHDGVFAVANFSTNPPTIEKLRVRNLPLRDLLYITENSIAGVGYDCAPLLITNQNGWKYSGEMDKASEGGAAAGSETSARKLFQNKVDLGESKSADKKLTTVHQNCITSIVPFKSVGGVVSDFSTSGLDGNIVVWHVKALEAKNKFKVI comes from the exons atgtcaGCTTTCGAAATTGAACATTTAGCAAGTTGCATTACTGCTCACGCATGGAATGCTGATAGATCAA gAGTCGCTTTATgcccaaataataatgaagtaCACATTTATGCCAAACAAGGAACCTCATGGGTTGTTGAACATGTTTTAGCTGAA caTGATCAACTTGTTACATCAATTGATTGGGCACCAAAAACTAATCGTATTTTAACATCATCACAAGATCGTAATGCATACGTTTGGACATTTAAAGATGGTCAATGGAAACCAGTATTAGTATTACTTCGTATTAATAGAGCAGCCACTCATGTTAAATGGTCACCACAAGAAAACAAATTTGCTGTTGCAACTGGTGCCAAATTGGTATGTATTTGTTTCTTTGAAGAGGAACATGATTGGTGGGCATCAAATCATATCAAGAAGCATAAATCAACCGTATTAAAGGTTGACTGGCATCcaaacaatttattattggcAACCTCATCCTCTGACTACAAGGTTAGAGTATTCGACGCCTACATAAAGAAAGCCGATGGTCGTAGTGTCACTCGTCCATACGGTGAAGTCGCTTTTGGTGAACCAGTCTTTGAATTTGACCAATGCGCCTCATGGGTCCATGCCCTCAAATGGTCCCCATCCGGTAGTACCTTGGCTTACTCCTCACACGATGGTGTCTTTGCCGTTGCAAACTTTTCAACCAATCCACCAACCATCGAAAAACTCAGAGTTCGTAATTTACCATTACGTGATCTCCTTTACATCACTGAAAACTCTATCGCCGGTGTTGGTTACGATTGTGCTCCACTTTTAATCACTAATCAAAACGGTTGGAAATATTCTGGTGAAATGGATAAGGCCTCTGAAGGTGGTGCTGCCGCTGGCTCTGAAACCTCTGCTCGTAAACTCTTCCAAAATAAAGTAGACCTTGGTGAATCAAAATCTGCCGATAAAAAGTTAACAACCGTTCATCAAAATTGTATTACTTCAATCGTTCCATTCAAGAGTGTAGGTGGTGTCGTCTCTGATTTCAGTACCTCTGGTTTAGATGGTAACATTGTCGTATGGCATGTAAAAGCTCTTGAagctaaaaataaattcaaagtCATTTAA
- a CDS encoding RabGAP/TBC domain-containing protein, with the protein MNESREQVIESLVKNILEKASQDDYSYDEWSLSKKQIKELCELQTPNNLRYAIWKHIVQQGDQGFIDNRLTSSNDSNNSNNNNNNTSPTSGFNSEPIFHNEMLNRDCLQLSQDYNLISQIKSFNNSSSSYSFDSFSSINKSNTTSPTTTSLLDQSSNSNPSIILDTPLQPLNASPILSDYDSNNSNSNTTSLTSSSSLSSSSTTTNFEDIKKLSTESIADRLSRFIRFFCTKTKREYSIDVAKLMIPFVVLSLVEEINTLKLQKSSSSSSSIPSILHQNPTENDWMSLSLKLIESISNSGIYPYSTANPILLCESEMFRILLLYHDPILSHFLNQRTVNSMHYFYEWINHMFCGCIDIKFLIQIWDLFLYHNNQDFYIYFALALIISKREATLSLTKGTSKDILQLLEEKNIVNSLSNQIKLPALVKKAEQLRSCTPLTFIRNWNKLFTYCKHPISPKLDQIKLIYLEYKYAVCMSIDVEELILNSKLDGSHNVKEKFSYYYQDDELQEYPDHFFVFDCRIYKYYKAGKFPGAFHLPPSLLVTQPDEFTRVIQSFSDMKGYTRFTFYDNWQQFNQTSLNNDADTNENGDMNMNILKFLKDGFPYISKVPSGYKKIHDIFLSKGLELAVHFAENCPVCNPNAFNTLPPLSPVVPQSPTIEQTPKEKWLSKIRSFRQSANLTNNNNNNNNNNNNMSTTNTTTTTSTNSTISTITTPNPPLQPETNDSSLKSAFSFFKDKLKIRDKSSIYDNQSESNSINNNFNSPQMGSGNMTATPSKSESPHHSSLTIGSNRTPLRKSLQQQQQPPKSSLIDLDNIDSSGNNTSILDSNNGFDNDIISPSVRALNNSNTNLNNNFNTDILSPSVRGLNNSGINNANTNTNNNNNNNNNNNNNNNNFSAGVLSPSVRGLNNSSSNINNTATNINNVNSIDKPELNVSGNNVKVVDNNNNNNNNNNNNNNNNNNNNNNNNNNNNNNNNNNNNNNNNNNNNNNNNNNNNNNNINNNNDNMISLTSSTSSTTTNGSQNNNNNNLITSIWNNGTTNSASGSKINLSSSFYLPNLSPFIMDFEEDENIAFEEGKKYYYYIDEKNYPKEADEFIYDREKIQREEIDAENEFNKEYQGIEVWLDTCNFMFDCVEQEQKQSQSQSQSQSQSQSQSQSIDNNGASININSSTSSTVTSTTTTTTTSTTTTTQQISQNRFIIITDKDIITLKEHPIFSGYVKVDYQYNLNAIQRISYKKSNPNLLEFSFDRDEINKNSNEPPKDQIIDSSETIEPNNNTSQENIFKKSYIFDDISPILKTINKN; encoded by the exons ATGAATGAAAGTAGAGAACAAGTAATTGAATCATtagttaaaaatattttagaaaaagCTTCTCAAGATGATTATAGTTATGATGAATGgtcattatcaaaaaaacaaattaaagaattatgtGAACTTCAAACtccaaataatttaagaTATGCAATTTGGAag CATATTGTACAACAAGGTGATCAAGGATTTATAGATAATAGATTaacatcatcaaatgatagtaataatagtaataataataataataatacatctCCTACAAGTGGATTTAATTCAGAACCAATATTTCATAATGAAATGTTAAATAGGGATTGTTTACAATTGTCACaagattataatttaattagtcaaattaaatcattcaataattcatcatcatcttatTCATTCGATAGtttttcatcaattaataaaagtaatacaACCAGTCCAACTACAACAAGTTTATTAGATCaatcttcaaattcaaacCCTTCAATTATATTGGATACACCATTACAACCATTAAATGCATCACCAATATTAAGTGATtatgatagtaataatagtaatagtaatacaaCATCATTaacctcatcatcatcattatcatcatcatcgacAACAACTAATTttgaagatattaaaaaactatCAACTGAATCAATTGCTGATAGATTATCTAGATTCATTAGATTCTTTTGTACAAAAACTAAAAGAGAGTATAGTATTGATGTTGCAAAATTAATGATACCATTTGTGGTTTTATCATTGGTTGAGGAGATCAATACattgaaattacaaaaatcatcatcatcatcatcatcaattccTTCAATCCTACATCAAAATCCAACTGAAAATGATTGGATGtctttatcattaaaattaattgaatcaatttcaaattctggAATTTATCCATATTCAACTGCAAATCCAATTTTATT ATGTGAGAGTGAAATGtttagaattttattattatatcatGATCCAATATTATCacattttttaaaccaaaGAACTGTAAATTCAATgcattatttttatgaatGG ATTAATCATATGTTTTGTGGTtgtattgatattaaatttttaattcaaatttgggatttatttttatatcataataatcaagatttttatatttattttgcaTTGGcattaattatttcaaaaagaGAAGCAACTTTATCATTGACAAAAGGTACgtcaaaagatattttacaattattggAAGAGaaaaatattgtaaatagtttatcaaatcaaataaagTTACCAGCTTTAGTAAAGAAAGCTGAACAATTAAGATCTTGTACACCATTAACTTTTATTAGAAATTGGAATAAGTTATTCACATATTGTAAACATCCAATCTCCCCAAAATTagatcaaattaaattaatttatttagaatATAAATATGCTGTTTGTATGAGTATTGATGttgaagaattaattttaaattccaaACTTGATGGTTCACAT aatgtTAAAGAGAaattttcatattattatcaagatGATGAATTACAAGAATATCCAGATCATTTTTTCGTATTTGATTgtagaatttataaatattataaagcTGGTAAATTCCCAGGTGCATTTCATTTACCACCAAGTTTATTAGTTACTCAACCTGATGAATTCACAAGAGTTATTCAATCATTCTCTGATATGAAAGGTTATACAAGATTTACATTTTATGATAATTGGCAACAATTTAATCAAACctctttaaataatgatgctgatacaaatgaaaatggtgataTGAATATGAATATTCTAAAATTCTTAAAAGATGGTTTCCCTTATATTAGTAAAGTACCTTCTGGCTATAAAA AAATTCATGATATATTCCTTTCAAAAGGATTAGAATTGGCAGTTCATTTTGCAGAGAATTGTCCAGTTTGTAATCCAAATGCATTCAATACATTACCACCACTATCACCAGTGGTTCCACAATCACCAACAATTGAACAAACTCCAAAAGAGAAATGGCTTTCAAAGATAAGAAGTTTTAGACAATCAGCAAATCTtaccaataacaataataataataataataataataataatatgtcCACTACAAacacaactactactactagtacaaattcaacaatttcaactATAACAACACCAAATCCACCACTTCAACCTGAAACTAATGATTCAAGTTTAAAGAGTGCATTTAGTTTctttaaagataaattaaagattAGAGATAAATCTTCAATTTATGATAATCAATCcgaatcaaattcaattaataataattttaattcaccaCAGATGGGTAGTGGTAATATGACTGCAACACCTTCAAAGAGTGAATCACCACATCATTCAAGTTTAACAATTGGTTCAAATAGAACTCCATTAAGAAAATCactgcaacaacaacaacaaccaccaaaaTCTTCATTAATAGATTTAGATAATATAGATTCATCTGGTAATAATACTAGTATTTtagatagtaataatggtttCGATAATGATATAATATCTCCAAGTGTTAGagctttaaataatagtaataccaatcttaataataactttaatACTGACATATTATCTCCAAGTGTAAGaggtttaaataatagtggtatTAATAATGctaataccaataccaataataacaataacaataataataataataataataataataataactttagTGCTGGTGTATTATCTCCAAGTGTTAGaggtttaaataatagtagtagtaatattaataatacagcTACCAATATCAATAATGTAAATTCCATTGATAAACCTGAATTAAATGTTAGTGGAAATAATGTAAAAGTtgtagataataataataataataataataataataataataataataataataataataataataataataataataataataataataataataataataataataataataataataataataataataataataataataataataataataataataataataataatataaataataataatgataatatgaTTTCTTTAACAAGTAGTACATCAAGTACAACAACTAATGGTagtcaaaataataataataataatttaataacatCAATTTGGAATAATGGTACAACTAATAGTGCTAGTGGTAGTAAGATTAATTTAAGTTCATCATTTTATTTACCAAATCTTTCACCATTTATAATGGATTTCgaagaagatgaaaataTAGCATTCGAAGAAGGAAAgaaatattactattacatTGACGAAAAGAATTATCCAAAGGAAGCTGACGAGTTTATTTATGATCGTGAAAAGATTCAAAGGGAAGAAATCGATGCtgaaaatgaattcaatAAAGAATATCAAGGTATTGAAGTTTGGTTAGATACTTGTAATTTTATGTTTGATTGTGTTGAACAagaacaaaaacaatcacaatcacaatcacaatcacaatcacaatcacaatcacaatcacaatctattgataataatggcGCTTCAATTAATATAAACTCTTCTACAAGTTCAACTgtaacatcaacaacaacaactacgacaacatcaacaacaacaacaactcaACAAATATCACAAAAtagatttataattataacagataaagatattattaCATTAAAAGAACATCCAATATTTAGTGGTTATGTTAAAGTTGATTatcaatataatttaaatgcaATTCAACGTATCTCTTATAAAAAGAGTAATCCAAACCTTTTAGAATTTAGTTTTGATAgagatgaaattaataaaaattcaaacgAACCTCCAAAAGATCAAATCATTGATAGTAGTGAAACTATtgaaccaaataataatacttctcaagaaaatatatttaaaaaatcttatATTTTCGATGACATTTCACCAATcttaaaaactattaataaaaactaa
- the mvd gene encoding diphosphomevalonate decarboxylase: MVLASVTCTAPVNIAVIKYWGKRDENIILPLNSSLSGTLHQDDLKTTTTIVASEDYTEDELYLNGKKEDINAVRYQNVLKMIRSRATKLMDKKHCVHIASINNFPTAAGLASSASGYCCLVFTLAQMYGVDGDISGIARLGSGSACRSMYGGFVKWEMGTKDDGSDSIAVQVQPESHWPDMNIIVLVVNDKKKETSSTDGMQKSAATSVMMKERCAVTVPNRMRDIEEAINKKDFQTFGDITMKDSDDFHEVCATTTPPIYYLNDTSRYIMNLIHRYNKLSGSIKCAYTFDAGPNACIYLPAESTTEVLSLFMKHFPGDDMQTYYRGPKENIPSIENFVPSEKLASLYTPDTTFVNSLKYILHTKVGPGPQILSESESLIDNTTGLPKQLN; encoded by the exons ATGGTTTTAGCATCAGTTACATGTACTGCACCAGTTAATATTGCAGTTATCAAATATTGGGGAAAGAGagatgaaaatattattttaccATTAAATTCATCACTCAGTGGAACTTTACATCAAGATGACCTcaagacaacaacaactattGTTGCATCAGAAGATTACACTGAAGATGAACTTTACTTAAATGgaaa aaaAGAAGATATTAATGCAGTTAGATatcaaaatgttttaaaaatgattagaTCAAGAGCAACAAAATTAATGGATAAAAAACATTGTGTACATATtgcatcaattaataatttcccAACAGCAGCAGGATTAGCATCAAGTGCAAGTGGATATTGTTGTTTAGTATTTACATTGGCACAAATGTATGGTGTCGATGGTGATATTAGTGGTATTGCAAGATTGGGATCAGGTAGTGCATGCAGATCAATGTATGGTGGATTTGTTAAATGGGAGATGGGCACCAAAGACGATGGTTCCGACTCGATTGCAGTTCAAGTGCAACCAGAATCACACTGGCCAGACATGAACATCATCGTATTGGTTGTCAACGATAAGAAGAAGGAGACATCAAGCACTGATGGCATGCAAAAGAGTGCTGCCACCTCGGTGATGATGAAGGAGCGTTGTGCAGTCACTGTACCAAATAGAATGAGAGATATCGAGGAGGCAATCAACAAGAAGGATTTCCAAACCTTTGGAGACATCACCATGAAAGATTCCGACGACTTCCACGAAGTTTGCGCCACCACCACACCACCAATCTACTATCTCAACGACACCTCTCGTTACATCATGAATTTAATTCACCGTTATAATAAACTCAGTGGTTCCATTAAATGTGCCTACACATTTGATGCTGGCCCCAACGCTTGTATCTACTTACCTGCTGAAAGCACCACTGAGGTACTCTCACTCTTTATGAAACATTTCCCTGGTGATGATATGCAAACCTATTATCGTGGTCCAAAGGAAAACATtccatcaattgaaaatttcgTTCCATCTGAAAAATTAGCTTCCCTCTACACTCCAGATACTACCTTTGTTAATTCTCTCAAATATATCCTTCATACTAAAGTTGGTCCAGGTCCACAAATCTTATCAGAATCtgaatctttaattgataatacaaCTGGTTTaccaaaacaattaaattaa
- the cafA gene encoding hypothetical protein, translating to MASTQNIVEEVQKMLDTYDTNKDGEITKAEAVEYFKGKKAFNPERSAIYLFQVYDKDNDGKITIKELAGDIDFDKALKEYKEKQAKSKQQEAEVEEDIEAFILRHNKDDNTDITKDELIQGFKETGAKDPEKSANFILTEMDTNKDGTITVKELRVYYQKVQKLLNPDQ from the exons atggcaaGCACCCAAAATATTGTTGAAGAAGTTCAAAAAATGTTGGATACCTATGATACCAACAAAGATGGTGAAATCACAAAAGCTGAAGCTGTTGAATATTTCAAAGGAAAGA aggCCTTCAACCCAGAAAGAAGtgcaatttatttattccaaGTTTATGATAAGGATAATGATggtaaaattacaattaaagaattagcTGGTgat atcGATTTCGATAAAGCTCTTAAagaatataaagaaaaacaagCAAAATCTAAACAACAAGAAGCTGAAGTTGAAGAAGATATTGAAGCATTCATTTTAAGACATAACAAAGATGATAATACTGATATTACTAAAGATGAATTAATTCAAGGATTCAAAGAAACTGGTGCTAAAGATCCAGAAAAGAGTgccaattttattttaactgAAATGGATACAAATAAAGATGGTACCATTACAGTCAAAGAATTAAGAGTA TATTACCAAAAagttcaaaaattattaaatccagatcaataa
- a CDS encoding bacterial transferase hexapeptide repeat-containing protein, which produces MIKQLTKLNITKQLANNIGKRQYCSYFENRNNNLPYNTDPIEKVEDSPNTSSKYFDLYNKHKTFVPFFDKNSITTPAITGLYPREGGEFVAPSASIIGNVNLGVGSSVWDNCVIRADVNYIHIGAFTNVQDGTIIREANEPISLDHNGSTIIGDQVTIGHSCILEACTVEENCLIGMGSILEPESYVEANSILGSNSILTKGSRIKSGELWVGKPAKFVRNLTENEKIDISNSAHSYMLNAEKAFESFGLDKDSFIYIDAQQQGIQVGWKGSYFSE; this is translated from the exons atgataaagcAATTAACTAAATTAAATATCACAAAACAATTAGCCAATAATATTGGTAAAAGACAATATTGCTCATACTttgaaaatagaaataataatttaccataTAACACAGATCCAATTGAAAAAGTTGAAGACTCACCAAATACATCATCAAAATATTTCGATTtat atAATAAACATAAAACATTTGTACCATTTTTTGATAAGAATTCAATTACAACACCAGCAATTACAGGTTTATATCCAAGAGAAGGTGGGGAATTTGTAGCACCATCAGCATCAATTATTGGTAATGTTAATTTAGGTGTAGGATCATCAGTTTGGGATAACTGTGTTATTAGAGCAGACGTTAATTACATTCATATTGGTGCATTTACAAATGTTCAAGATGGTACAATCATTAGAGAAGCCAATGAGCCAATATCATTGGACCACAATGGCAGCACAATCATTGGTGATCAAGTAACAATTGGTCACAGTTGTATACTTGAAGCATGTACTGTCGAAGAGAATTGTTTGATTGGAATGGGTTCAATTTTGGAACCAGAATCATACGTTGAAGCAAACTCAATTTTAGGTTCAAATTCAATCTTAACCAAAGGTTCTCGTATTAAATCTGGTGAACTTTGGGTTGGTAAACCAGCTAAATTTGTTAGAAATTTaactgaaaatgaaaaaatcgATATTAGTAATAGTGCTCATTCCTATATGTTAAATGCTGAAAAAGCATTTGAATCTTTTGGTTTAGATAAAGATT